One genomic region from Papaver somniferum cultivar HN1 unplaced genomic scaffold, ASM357369v1 unplaced-scaffold_24, whole genome shotgun sequence encodes:
- the LOC113340960 gene encoding uncharacterized protein LOC113340960 yields the protein MKDLGHLRYFLGIEVDKSSEGYFISQVKYATEILSRAGLSDSKVAETPLELNAKLNPFEGKALPDPTLYRQLVGSLNYLTITRPDISYAIHVVSHFMSAPRTTHFAAVLRILRYIKGTLYQGLQFSSQSELHLHAYADSDWAGDVIYRRSTSGYCMFLGNSLISWRSKKQSIVSRSSAEAEYRATAHATSEIIWLRWLLSDMGILHSFVL from the coding sequence ATGAAAGATCTCGGCCATTTGAGATATTTCCTTGGAATAGAAGTTGATAAATCTTCTGAAGGTTATTTTATATCACAAGTTAAGTATGCAACTGAGATTCTCAGTCGAGCTGGTCTAAGTGACAGCAAGGTCGCAGAAACACCTTTAGAACTGAATGCTAAGCTCAATCCTTTTGAAGGAAAAGCCTTACCTGATCCAACCTTATACAGGCAACTAGTGGGTAGTTTAAATTATTTAACTATCACAAGACCGGATATTAGTTATGCTATTCATGTAGTAAGTCATTTCATGTCAGCTCCGCGTACCACACACTTTGCTGCAGTTCTCAGAATTCTCCGATACATCAAAGGTACTCTATATCAAGGATTGCAATTCTCTTCACAATCAGAATTGCATCTTCATGCTTATGCAGACTCGGATTGGGCAGGTGATGTAATATACAGAAGATCCACTTCTGGTTATTGTATGTTTctaggaaactccttaatttcttgGCGAAGTAAGAAACAATCAATTGTCTCTCGATCCAGTGCTGAGGCAGAATATAGAGCTACGGCTCACGCTACCTCAGAAATAATTTGGCTACGGTGGTTACTTAGTGACATGGGAATTCTCCACTCCTTTGTATTGTGA